One part of the Glycine soja cultivar W05 chromosome 11, ASM419377v2, whole genome shotgun sequence genome encodes these proteins:
- the LOC114375177 gene encoding two-component response regulator-like APRR2 isoform X2 produces MVCTANDLQGWKDFPKGLRVLLLEGDSSSAAEIREQLEAMDYKVSTFYDENEALSALSSSPKGFHVAIVEVSTSCSLGGFKFLENAKDLPTIMTSKDQCLNTMMKCIALGAVEFLSKPLSEDKLKNIWQHVVHKAFNSGENVLSESLKPVKESVESMLQLQTDIGQDKSRISIDLENVSRFSDNDHEQSAVCDKYPAPSTPQLKQGTRLLDDGDCHEQTNCSTEKESGEHDRECKSVETSCGNLNAESSPQPREPDKTLIREEDDFANVSKGESAVSLNPHNKKFLSNADGNTSPNKTGVLNDSCEIKANRKKVDWTPELHKKFVKAVEQLGIDQAIPSRILEIMKVEGLTRHNVASHLQKYRIHKRQSAPREEDRKWHNQGDAMQRNYYMQRPIMAYPPYHSHHTLSPAPIYPMWGQPGSQTAGVQIWGHPGYPMWHPTESWHWKPYPGVHVDAWGCPLVPPPQAPCFPYNQNTPGLHNPKAVDYRFSMPRSSFEHHPAEEVVDKVVKEAMSQPWLPLPLGLKPPSMDSVLAELSKQGIPSIPLGNKGSSTPKPRRDVRPTPPPGPT; encoded by the exons ATGGTTTGCACTGCCAATGATTTACAAGGATGGAAAGATTTCCCAAAGGGACTTAGAGTTCTTCTGCTTGAAGGAGATAGTAGTTCTGCTGCTGAGATAAGAGAACAACTTGAGGCCATGGACTATAAGG TTTCCACTTTCTACGACGAGAATGAAGCCTTGTCAGCACTCTCAAGTAGTCCTAAAGGCTTCCATGTTGCCATAGTGGAG GTGAGTACAAGCTGTAGCCTTGGAGGTTTCAAATTTCTTGAGAATGCAAAGGACTTGCCTACCATTA TGACTTCAAAGGACCAGTGTCTGAACACCATGATGAAGTGCATTGCG ctTGGTGCAGTTGAGTTTCTCAGTAAACCACTCTCTGAGGACAAGCTCAAGAATATTTGGCAGCATGTTGTTCACAAG GCATTTAATTCTGGGGAAAATGTCCTTTCTGAATCACTAAAACCTGTCAAAGAATCTGTAGAATCCATGCTGCAGCTCCAAACAGACATTGGACAAGATAAAAGTAGGATTTCAATTGATTTAGAGAATGTGTCGAGGTTTAGTGATAATGACCATGAGCAGTCTGCTGTATGTGATAAATATCCGGCTCCGTCAACCCCTCAATTAAAGCAGGGGACAAGGTTACTGGATGATGGAGATTGCCATGAGCAGACTAATTGCTcaacagaaaaagaaagtgGGGAACATGATAGGGAATGTAAATCTGTCGAAACTTCATGTGGGAATTTGAATGCCGAAAGTTCTCCTCAGCCAAGGGAACCTGATAAGACTCTGATTAGGGAGGAAGATGATTTTGCCAATGTTTCCAAGGGTGAGAGCGCTGTTTCACTGAATCCACATAATAAAAAGTTTCTCAGCAATGCCGATGGTAATACATCTCCAAATAAAACGGGTGTACTTAATGATTCATGTGAGATTAAAGCTAATCGGAAGAAG GTAGACTGGACACCTGAGctgcataaaaaatttgtaaaggCTGTCGAACAACTAGGTATTGATCAAGCCATTCCTTCTAGAATATTGGAGATAATGAAAGTGGAAGGTTTGACAAGGCACAATGTGGCAAGCCATCTTCAG AAATATAGAATACACAAGAGACAAAGTGCACCCAGGGAAGAAGATCGGAAATGGCATAATCAAGGGGATGCAATGCAAAGGAACTATTATATGCAAAGACCAATCATGGCATACCCTCCATATCATTCACATCACACCCTTTCTCCAGCTCCTATATATCCTATGTGGGGACAACCTGGCAGTCAAACAGCCGGTGTACAGATTTGGGGCCATCCTGGTTATCCCATGTGGCATCCTACAGAAAGTTGGCACTGGAAGCCTTATCCGGGG GTGCATGTGGATGCTTGGGGATGCCCGTTGGTGCCACCTCCTCAAGCTCCTTGTTTTCCCTACAATCAA AATACACCTGGATTGCACAATCCTAAAGCAGTTGACTATAGATTCAGCATGCCACGAAGTTCCTTTGAGCATCATCCG gCAGAGGAGGTGGTAGACAAGGTAGTGAAGGAAGCAATGAGCCAGCCATGGCTACCATTGCCCTTAGGACTCAAACCTCCTTCCATGGATAGTGTGTTGGCTGAACTCTCCAAACAAGGCATACCCAGCATCCCTCTTGGCAACAAGGGTTCTTCTACTCCTAAACCCCGTCGAGATGTACGACCGACCCCGCCACCGGGTCCCACATAG
- the LOC114377517 gene encoding tobamovirus multiplication protein 2A-like codes for MACRGCWECLLKLFNFILTLTGLAIVGYGIYLFVEFSKASDDDNMPAISPVSDDSSLIQLGRPVLMAVSLSNDFFDNLPRAWFIYLFIGIGVVLFLISCFGCIGAAARNGCCLSCYSILVALLILVELGCAAFIFFDKNWKEQIPTDKTGEFDAIYGFLIENWNIMKWVALGIVIFEALLFLLALIVRAANRPADYDSDEEFINPRQQVQQPLLNRLPAGPATGIPVAGTIDQRPSRNDAWSTRMREKYGLDTSEFTYNPSESNRFQQVNSQPTEEKSRCAIM; via the exons ATGGCATGTAGGGGATGCTGGGAATGCCTTTTGAAGCTTTTTAACTTCATATTGACCCTCACTGGTCTTGCCATTGTGGGCTATGGAATCTATCTTTTTGTTGAATTCTCTAAAGCTTCAGATGATGACAACATGCCGGCAATTTCTCCTGTAAGCGATGATTCTTCTCTGATTCAACTTGGCCGGCCTGTGCTTATGGCCGTGTCTCTATCCAACGACTTTTTTGATAACTTGCCCCGTGCTTG gtttatttacttatttattggTATTGGAGTGGTTCTCTTTcttatttcttgttttggttGTATTGGAGCTGCAGCACGAAATGGATGCTGCCTGAGCTGT TATTCAATTTTGGTGGCATTATTGATCTTGGTAGAGCTGGGATGTGCAGCCTTTATATTCTTTGACAAAAACTGGAAAGAA CAAATACCAACTGACAAAACTGGAGAGTTTGATGCGATATATGGATTTCTGATTGAGAATTGGAATATCATGAAATGGGTTGCTCTTGGAATTGTTATCTTTGAG GCCCTTCTTTTCCTGTTAGCCCTTATTGTTAGGGCTGCAAATAGGCCAGCAGATTATGATAGTGATGAGGAGTTCATTAATCCAAGGCAGCAAGTACAACAGCCATTGCTCAACAGACTACCAGCAGGCCCAGCAACAGGGATACCGGTTGCTGGAACAATTGACCAGCGTCCAAGCAGAAATGATGCATGGAGTACACGGATGAGGGAGAAG TATGGGCTTGATACTTCAGAATTTACATACAACCCATCTGAGTCTAACAGGTTCCAACAAGTAAACTCACAGCCAACTGAAGAAAAGAGCCGCTGCGCTATAATGTGA
- the LOC114375177 gene encoding two-component response regulator-like APRR2 isoform X1: MVCTANDLQGWKDFPKGLRVLLLEGDSSSAAEIREQLEAMDYKVSTFYDENEALSALSSSPKGFHVAIVEVSTSCSLGGFKFLENAKDLPTIMTSKDQCLNTMMKCIALGAVEFLSKPLSEDKLKNIWQHVVHKAFNSGENVLSESLKPVKESVESMLQLQTDIGQDKSRISIDLENVSRFSDNDHEQSAVCDKYPAPSTPQLKQGTRLLDDGDCHEQTNCSTEKESGEHDRECKSVETSCGNLNAESSPQPREPDKTLIREEDDFANVSKGESAVSLNPHNKKFLSNADGNTSPNKTGVLNDSCEIKANRKKVKVDWTPELHKKFVKAVEQLGIDQAIPSRILEIMKVEGLTRHNVASHLQKYRIHKRQSAPREEDRKWHNQGDAMQRNYYMQRPIMAYPPYHSHHTLSPAPIYPMWGQPGSQTAGVQIWGHPGYPMWHPTESWHWKPYPGVHVDAWGCPLVPPPQAPCFPYNQNTPGLHNPKAVDYRFSMPRSSFEHHPAEEVVDKVVKEAMSQPWLPLPLGLKPPSMDSVLAELSKQGIPSIPLGNKGSSTPKPRRDVRPTPPPGPT; this comes from the exons ATGGTTTGCACTGCCAATGATTTACAAGGATGGAAAGATTTCCCAAAGGGACTTAGAGTTCTTCTGCTTGAAGGAGATAGTAGTTCTGCTGCTGAGATAAGAGAACAACTTGAGGCCATGGACTATAAGG TTTCCACTTTCTACGACGAGAATGAAGCCTTGTCAGCACTCTCAAGTAGTCCTAAAGGCTTCCATGTTGCCATAGTGGAG GTGAGTACAAGCTGTAGCCTTGGAGGTTTCAAATTTCTTGAGAATGCAAAGGACTTGCCTACCATTA TGACTTCAAAGGACCAGTGTCTGAACACCATGATGAAGTGCATTGCG ctTGGTGCAGTTGAGTTTCTCAGTAAACCACTCTCTGAGGACAAGCTCAAGAATATTTGGCAGCATGTTGTTCACAAG GCATTTAATTCTGGGGAAAATGTCCTTTCTGAATCACTAAAACCTGTCAAAGAATCTGTAGAATCCATGCTGCAGCTCCAAACAGACATTGGACAAGATAAAAGTAGGATTTCAATTGATTTAGAGAATGTGTCGAGGTTTAGTGATAATGACCATGAGCAGTCTGCTGTATGTGATAAATATCCGGCTCCGTCAACCCCTCAATTAAAGCAGGGGACAAGGTTACTGGATGATGGAGATTGCCATGAGCAGACTAATTGCTcaacagaaaaagaaagtgGGGAACATGATAGGGAATGTAAATCTGTCGAAACTTCATGTGGGAATTTGAATGCCGAAAGTTCTCCTCAGCCAAGGGAACCTGATAAGACTCTGATTAGGGAGGAAGATGATTTTGCCAATGTTTCCAAGGGTGAGAGCGCTGTTTCACTGAATCCACATAATAAAAAGTTTCTCAGCAATGCCGATGGTAATACATCTCCAAATAAAACGGGTGTACTTAATGATTCATGTGAGATTAAAGCTAATCGGAAGAAGGTGAAA GTAGACTGGACACCTGAGctgcataaaaaatttgtaaaggCTGTCGAACAACTAGGTATTGATCAAGCCATTCCTTCTAGAATATTGGAGATAATGAAAGTGGAAGGTTTGACAAGGCACAATGTGGCAAGCCATCTTCAG AAATATAGAATACACAAGAGACAAAGTGCACCCAGGGAAGAAGATCGGAAATGGCATAATCAAGGGGATGCAATGCAAAGGAACTATTATATGCAAAGACCAATCATGGCATACCCTCCATATCATTCACATCACACCCTTTCTCCAGCTCCTATATATCCTATGTGGGGACAACCTGGCAGTCAAACAGCCGGTGTACAGATTTGGGGCCATCCTGGTTATCCCATGTGGCATCCTACAGAAAGTTGGCACTGGAAGCCTTATCCGGGG GTGCATGTGGATGCTTGGGGATGCCCGTTGGTGCCACCTCCTCAAGCTCCTTGTTTTCCCTACAATCAA AATACACCTGGATTGCACAATCCTAAAGCAGTTGACTATAGATTCAGCATGCCACGAAGTTCCTTTGAGCATCATCCG gCAGAGGAGGTGGTAGACAAGGTAGTGAAGGAAGCAATGAGCCAGCCATGGCTACCATTGCCCTTAGGACTCAAACCTCCTTCCATGGATAGTGTGTTGGCTGAACTCTCCAAACAAGGCATACCCAGCATCCCTCTTGGCAACAAGGGTTCTTCTACTCCTAAACCCCGTCGAGATGTACGACCGACCCCGCCACCGGGTCCCACATAG